The following are encoded together in the Erwinia sp. E602 genome:
- a CDS encoding protein-disulfide reductase DsbD produces the protein MLATIRGVFLLLLLCAGIAQAADTGWMQTPQNTHARVRISAEQNQNSVNALLQVELAPGWKTYWRSPGAGGVAPAIKWSGDTRAQWFWPTPQRFDISGISTQGYDRQVTIPLVIEHSGTAPLSGTLTLSTCSNVCVLTDYPFTLDLNQGGDAQFDRAFSDAMATIPAQDGVTQEVSARQQGDQLLITARKSDNWQLPSVYFDPLSNGVTPGEPTLEVNGSELTVKVPVTDEWGEGAGNLSGEPLSMVIADGDKAQYVTATINQGDATAGTQPAAAGSLWAMLLMALAGGLILNLMPCVLPVMGMKLGSVLSAGADRQRIRLRFLLTTAGILTSFAVLAALVTALKLSGITPGWGTQFQNPWFIGFLVVVSFLFALNLLGLVQLLLPSALNNRLATAGGNSLSGSFYEGAFATLMATPCSAPFLGTAVAWAFSASLPEMWLIFLTLGLGMSLPWLLVALVPRVALWLPKPGRWMNTLKVLLGLMMFGSSLWLVTLLSSHTGPTVVAVISLVMVWVTLEALLKTQDKTHRGALLLTAVLAAAGGWQIHALVDPTYVNEKTSRSAAINWQPLSEEALSQALAANKKVFVDVSADWCITCKVNELRVLKRPEVIEALNQPDVVALRGDWSQPSQAISDFLQKRNAYAIPFNQVYQPGDDRGHTLPTLLDTSGLLDALNKSN, from the coding sequence ATGTTAGCTACCATCAGGGGTGTATTCCTCCTGTTGCTGCTGTGCGCCGGTATTGCGCAGGCGGCAGACACAGGCTGGATGCAGACCCCACAAAATACTCACGCCCGCGTTCGTATCAGCGCGGAACAGAATCAGAACAGCGTTAACGCACTGCTGCAGGTTGAACTGGCCCCCGGCTGGAAAACCTACTGGCGTTCACCCGGCGCGGGCGGCGTTGCGCCGGCAATTAAGTGGAGCGGCGACACCCGCGCGCAGTGGTTCTGGCCAACCCCGCAACGTTTCGATATCTCTGGGATCAGCACCCAGGGCTATGACCGGCAGGTAACGATCCCGCTGGTTATTGAGCACAGTGGGACCGCACCGCTGTCCGGCACCCTGACGCTGTCTACCTGCAGTAACGTTTGCGTGCTCACCGACTATCCGTTTACCCTCGATCTCAACCAGGGGGGCGACGCGCAGTTTGATCGCGCATTCAGCGACGCCATGGCAACCATCCCTGCTCAGGACGGGGTAACTCAGGAAGTCAGCGCGCGCCAGCAGGGCGACCAGCTGCTGATCACCGCCCGTAAGTCCGACAACTGGCAGCTGCCGTCGGTCTATTTTGATCCGTTAAGCAACGGCGTTACGCCAGGTGAACCCACGCTTGAGGTAAACGGCAGCGAGCTGACCGTGAAGGTGCCGGTCACCGACGAATGGGGCGAAGGAGCAGGCAACCTGAGCGGTGAACCGCTCTCAATGGTGATTGCCGACGGCGACAAAGCACAGTACGTAACGGCGACGATTAACCAGGGTGACGCGACTGCCGGAACGCAGCCCGCCGCCGCCGGTTCACTCTGGGCCATGCTGCTTATGGCGCTGGCCGGGGGGTTGATCCTCAACCTGATGCCGTGCGTGCTGCCGGTGATGGGTATGAAGCTCGGTTCGGTGCTGAGCGCCGGTGCCGATCGTCAGCGCATCCGCCTGCGCTTCCTGCTGACCACCGCCGGGATCCTGACCTCGTTTGCCGTACTGGCCGCGCTGGTCACCGCGCTGAAGCTGAGCGGCATCACGCCGGGCTGGGGCACCCAGTTCCAGAACCCGTGGTTTATCGGCTTCCTCGTTGTCGTTTCGTTCCTGTTTGCGCTCAACCTGCTGGGGCTGGTACAGCTGCTGTTACCGTCCGCGCTGAACAACCGGCTGGCGACGGCCGGTGGCAACTCGCTGTCCGGCAGCTTCTATGAAGGAGCATTCGCCACGCTGATGGCAACCCCGTGCTCCGCGCCGTTCCTCGGTACCGCCGTCGCCTGGGCGTTCTCGGCCTCACTGCCTGAGATGTGGCTGATTTTCCTGACGCTGGGGCTGGGTATGAGCCTGCCGTGGCTGCTGGTAGCCCTCGTTCCACGCGTGGCGCTGTGGCTGCCTAAGCCTGGTCGCTGGATGAATACGCTGAAAGTGCTGCTGGGACTGATGATGTTCGGCTCCAGCCTGTGGCTGGTTACGCTGCTGAGCAGCCATACAGGACCAACGGTGGTCGCGGTGATTTCGCTGGTGATGGTCTGGGTGACGCTGGAAGCCTTACTGAAAACCCAAGATAAAACGCATCGTGGTGCCCTGCTGCTCACCGCCGTGCTGGCCGCCGCCGGTGGCTGGCAGATCCATGCGCTGGTCGATCCGACCTATGTGAATGAAAAAACCAGCCGCAGCGCCGCCATCAACTGGCAGCCACTGAGTGAAGAGGCGCTGAGCCAGGCACTGGCCGCCAATAAAAAAGTGTTTGTCGATGTATCAGCGGACTGGTGCATCACCTGTAAGGTTAACGAACTGCGCGTTCTGAAGCGTCCTGAAGTGATCGAGGCACTGAATCAGCCCGACGTAGTGGCGCTGCGCGGTGACTGGAGCCAGCCTTCGCAGGCCATCAGCGACTTTTTGCAAAAGCGTAACGCTTACGCTATTCCATTTAATCAGGTGTATCAGCCCGGCGACGATCGCGGCCATACCCTACCCACGCTGCTGGATACCTCCGGTTTGCTTGATGCACTAAACAAGAGCAATTAA
- a CDS encoding IS110 family transposase — translation MIQLGIDVGKSKIDLCLLPDGPDGRKKTKVLSNGPRVAAAVLEWVVARKVNVADLQVVLEPTGTYHEHLAFGLYDQGVRVVIANPARVRNFANGMGILTKTDRVDAFVLACYGELRKPEAWKAPPKEISELKALLSRRDALLKDAMREDNRLEKILSTRPSPLVETSVRKMIAVLYGELNAVEKLIDEHINRYPGLKRDLDLLTSIKGVGRQIGPNMLVALKSHDFESAQQAAAWFGLVPKEKRSGTSVHYRARLSKNGPAHLRAKLFIGALVAVKYNKPMKALYERLQAGGKCKMSALGAVMRKLVHECFGVLKHQRCYDENYGAVG, via the coding sequence ATGATCCAGTTAGGTATTGACGTTGGAAAAAGTAAAATCGACCTCTGCCTGCTTCCCGACGGTCCCGACGGCAGGAAGAAAACGAAAGTACTGAGCAATGGTCCACGGGTTGCAGCGGCCGTTCTTGAATGGGTTGTGGCCAGGAAAGTGAACGTGGCCGACCTGCAGGTCGTTCTGGAACCCACGGGCACCTATCACGAACATCTGGCCTTTGGCCTTTACGACCAGGGCGTCAGAGTGGTTATCGCTAATCCGGCCCGCGTGAGGAACTTTGCTAACGGCATGGGGATCCTGACGAAAACGGACCGGGTGGATGCGTTTGTTCTTGCCTGCTACGGTGAGCTGAGAAAGCCCGAAGCGTGGAAGGCACCTCCTAAAGAAATCAGTGAGCTGAAGGCGCTACTGAGCAGGCGGGATGCTCTGCTTAAGGATGCGATGCGGGAAGACAACCGGCTGGAAAAAATCCTGTCAACGCGCCCTTCTCCTCTGGTTGAAACCTCCGTTCGTAAGATGATAGCCGTGTTGTACGGCGAACTTAACGCGGTGGAAAAACTCATTGATGAACATATCAACAGGTATCCCGGCCTTAAGCGTGACCTGGATCTGCTCACGTCCATCAAAGGCGTGGGGCGTCAGATCGGTCCGAACATGCTGGTCGCCCTGAAAAGCCACGACTTTGAGAGTGCCCAACAGGCCGCGGCCTGGTTTGGCCTTGTACCTAAGGAGAAGCGTTCAGGCACCTCGGTACACTATCGCGCCCGGCTGTCGAAAAACGGCCCCGCACACCTGCGGGCAAAACTGTTTATCGGCGCACTGGTTGCGGTGAAGTATAACAAGCCAATGAAGGCCCTCTACGAACGGCTGCAGGCAGGGGGCAAATGTAAGATGTCGGCGCTCGGAGCGGTGATGCGAAAGCTGGTTCATGAGTGCTTTGGGGTGCTGAAACATCAACGCTGCTACGATGAAAATTATGGTGCAGTGGGTTGA
- the dsbG gene encoding thiol:disulfide interchange protein DsbG, whose protein sequence is MPYRYLTLLTALPLMAGASETLPPAVQHIEKQGITIIKEIKTPGGLRSWLGEYQGTGVNIWLTPDGQHAISGYLYDAEGSNLSEQVITRELYVPQGRELWKKLSATAGIREGNPAAKRQVVVFADPFCPYCKQFWAAAQPWLKSGKVQLNTLLVAVMNPQSGPHATAILNAADPAKAWSDYELSNGKTLPPFPEQTPKAIFNALQYHQRLMDETGANATPAIYYMNDKQELQQVVGMPTEQQLQAMFGEK, encoded by the coding sequence ATGCCTTACCGGTATCTGACTTTGCTCACGGCTCTGCCGCTGATGGCCGGGGCCAGCGAAACGCTGCCCCCGGCCGTGCAGCACATTGAGAAACAGGGCATCACCATTATTAAAGAGATCAAAACACCGGGCGGGCTGCGCAGCTGGCTCGGTGAGTATCAGGGGACCGGGGTGAATATCTGGCTGACGCCGGACGGTCAGCACGCCATTTCCGGTTATCTGTACGATGCCGAGGGTAGTAACCTCAGTGAGCAGGTGATTACCCGTGAGCTGTACGTGCCTCAGGGGCGTGAACTGTGGAAAAAACTCAGCGCAACGGCGGGGATCCGCGAAGGTAACCCGGCGGCAAAACGCCAGGTGGTGGTATTTGCCGACCCGTTCTGCCCGTACTGTAAACAGTTCTGGGCCGCCGCCCAGCCGTGGCTGAAATCCGGCAAGGTACAGCTGAATACGCTGCTGGTGGCGGTGATGAATCCGCAAAGCGGCCCCCACGCTACCGCGATCCTGAACGCCGCCGATCCGGCTAAGGCATGGAGCGACTATGAGCTTTCCAACGGTAAAACGCTGCCACCGTTCCCGGAACAGACGCCGAAGGCGATTTTCAACGCCCTGCAGTATCACCAGCGGCTGATGGATGAAACCGGCGCTAACGCTACCCCGGCTATCTACTATATGAATGATAAGCAGGAGCTGCAGCAGGTGGTCGGTATGCCGACGGAACAGCAGCTGCAGGCGATGTTTGGCGAGAAGTGA
- a CDS encoding DUF4385 domain-containing protein has product MKAFDYQQDFKQIDFRRDPQRYQVGRGEQGVLMVEPYKSEILPYWRFKDVAAAEQSSKKIMQLFEQYREQDDFVGMDMARKFIQMGYTRARRYANHPGGRKYDADKKILPYQLNEEKAAAAAVFKACWDRLREDKDYLARKKKHQQKYG; this is encoded by the coding sequence ATGAAGGCGTTTGATTACCAGCAGGACTTTAAACAGATCGACTTCCGCAGGGATCCGCAACGCTATCAGGTCGGGCGCGGCGAACAGGGGGTTTTAATGGTCGAACCCTATAAAAGTGAGATCCTGCCTTACTGGCGTTTTAAGGATGTCGCAGCAGCCGAACAGTCGTCGAAAAAAATCATGCAGCTGTTCGAACAGTATCGTGAGCAGGATGATTTCGTCGGCATGGATATGGCTCGCAAATTTATTCAGATGGGCTACACCCGCGCCCGCCGTTATGCCAATCATCCGGGCGGGCGCAAGTACGATGCGGATAAGAAGATCCTGCCTTATCAACTCAATGAAGAGAAGGCAGCCGCTGCCGCGGTGTTTAAGGCCTGCTGGGACAGGCTACGCGAGGATAAGGACTATCTGGCGCGGAAGAAAAAACACCAGCAAAAGTACGGCTGA
- a CDS encoding YaaW family protein has translation MSTVDHQLLPVLRKASDSELAPLVEYITKAFSSGLESKPRYKQHQPAHSQYADLIAEELREFGGNTVMNLFRRSGPEWKTVVIDVADKLKASYEQAWEVERIELAVLAAITHKAWEGMDATQRRELLTQMDLSQSSTQLFPQEKLMAQLQTSHFYGLLLASLIANVFASQLLGRTVVSSAVSFVAARGAASFLGPLGWMISGLWTAFDLSGPAFRVTIPAVVQVALLRQRIHATPEADKVWWEYHRWQDEQNADSWVANMLRMVGLSTAASVRRERNSAFEQGTAAGHQQATEEYADRVFARMEEVRCFEQRCAAMLAVAFAYAQEQGIAPSAVRSDIEACCLGMMSSHLSEVMQAAVERQITRPASLTDALAAAVALGIDSSETDTLIAVLHEAFWQSADAS, from the coding sequence ATGAGTACAGTTGATCATCAGTTACTGCCCGTCCTGCGTAAGGCCTCAGACAGTGAACTGGCCCCGCTGGTGGAATACATCACCAAAGCGTTCAGCAGCGGACTGGAGAGTAAACCCCGTTACAAACAGCATCAGCCGGCGCACAGCCAGTATGCCGACCTGATCGCCGAAGAACTGCGTGAATTTGGCGGGAATACCGTGATGAACCTGTTCCGTCGCAGCGGGCCGGAGTGGAAAACCGTGGTGATCGATGTGGCTGACAAACTGAAGGCCAGCTATGAACAGGCGTGGGAGGTGGAGCGCATCGAACTGGCAGTACTGGCGGCGATCACCCACAAGGCCTGGGAAGGGATGGATGCAACCCAGCGCCGCGAGCTGCTGACGCAGATGGATCTCAGCCAGAGCAGCACGCAGCTGTTCCCGCAGGAGAAACTAATGGCACAGCTGCAGACCAGCCACTTCTACGGCCTGTTGCTGGCGTCACTGATTGCTAACGTTTTCGCCAGCCAACTGCTCGGGCGCACCGTGGTCAGCTCCGCCGTCTCTTTTGTGGCCGCCCGCGGTGCCGCCTCATTCCTCGGCCCGCTGGGCTGGATGATCAGCGGCCTGTGGACCGCGTTTGATCTCTCCGGCCCGGCGTTTCGCGTCACCATTCCGGCGGTGGTGCAGGTGGCGCTGCTGCGTCAGCGCATTCATGCCACGCCGGAAGCCGACAAAGTGTGGTGGGAGTACCACCGCTGGCAGGATGAACAGAATGCGGACAGCTGGGTGGCGAATATGCTGCGCATGGTCGGTTTATCCACGGCGGCCAGCGTTCGCCGCGAGCGCAACAGCGCCTTTGAACAGGGCACGGCAGCCGGGCACCAGCAGGCCACCGAAGAGTATGCCGACCGGGTGTTTGCCCGCATGGAGGAAGTGCGGTGTTTTGAGCAGCGCTGTGCCGCGATGCTGGCCGTGGCCTTCGCCTATGCGCAGGAACAGGGGATTGCCCCGTCAGCGGTGCGCAGCGACATTGAAGCCTGCTGCCTGGGAATGATGAGCAGCCATCTCTCAGAGGTGATGCAGGCGGCAGTTGAACGCCAGATCACCCGCCCGGCCAGCCTGACGGATGCATTGGCCGCTGCTGTGGCGCTCGGCATCGACAGCAGTGAGACCGACACGCTGATCGCGGTGCTGCATGAGGCGTTTTGGCAGTCTGCTGATGCATCGTAA
- a CDS encoding DsbA family protein: protein MKKLILATLLFSASLQAAAPFTAEQEARIQALVQETLLANPQILAQVAEKLNQQNTAASDAQFRKTLQENHDALYNDANSPRIGAKKADLTLVVFSDYNCPYCKKFDPYMEKIVEKYPNVAVVIKFLPYRSESSLTSARDALTLWKQQPDQFLKFNKVLMSKVGYHDDASIAAAKKKAGVSLTKADEQSRQTVEQSLALAEKLGIQGTPATLIGDQMLSGWVPYEQFEAMVGEALKNAKS, encoded by the coding sequence ATGAAAAAACTTATCCTTGCCACGCTGCTTTTCTCCGCCTCACTGCAGGCGGCGGCCCCCTTCACCGCGGAACAGGAAGCGCGTATTCAGGCGCTGGTGCAGGAAACCCTGCTCGCCAACCCGCAAATTCTGGCGCAGGTGGCGGAAAAACTGAATCAGCAGAACACGGCAGCCAGTGATGCACAGTTCCGCAAAACGCTGCAGGAGAACCATGACGCCCTGTATAACGATGCCAACTCACCGCGCATCGGCGCAAAAAAAGCCGACCTGACGCTGGTGGTGTTCAGCGACTATAACTGCCCGTACTGCAAAAAATTCGATCCCTACATGGAAAAGATCGTGGAGAAGTACCCCAACGTCGCCGTGGTGATCAAGTTCCTGCCTTACCGCTCGGAAAGTTCGCTGACCTCAGCACGCGATGCGCTGACGCTGTGGAAACAGCAGCCCGATCAGTTCCTTAAGTTTAACAAGGTGCTGATGTCTAAGGTCGGCTACCACGATGACGCCAGCATCGCTGCGGCGAAGAAGAAAGCCGGTGTCAGCCTGACCAAAGCCGATGAGCAGAGCAGGCAGACCGTTGAACAGAGCCTGGCGCTGGCCGAAAAGCTGGGCATTCAGGGCACACCGGCCACGCTGATTGGCGATCAGATGCTTTCCGGCTGGGTGCCATATGAGCAGTTTGAAGCGATGGTTGGCGAAGCGCTGAAGAACGCGAAATCATAA
- a CDS encoding DUF1593 domain-containing protein translates to MKITLLAALCGTLVAAMPVTVQAETTIQTLAGKVLPYQQKPRVFVLTDIGNEPDDQMSLTRFLLYANEMQVEGLVATTSTWQKEKVHTDMIKLVVGHYGEVQPNLLKHAPGYPAVAQLQTLIAPGQASYGMAATGAGKSTDGSALLLKAIERSTDSARPLFINLWGGANTLAQALQDLSQQQTAEQVRALTRNLIVYSISDQDDAGSWVREHYPEITYIVDPSSQSGEDYARATWTGISGDMYYRNGSGADFTTVSQHWLDQHIRSQGPMGKGYLKYMFIMEGDTPAFLGLIRNGLNSEQNPGWGGWGGRYIVRQPLHESRPVWTSGGDFYPGSPNGADTVTGADGKTVTSNQATIWRWREAFQHDFAARMQWGIKPFEQANHNPQVVVNGDSSQQVLRLTAKAGDVMTLNAAGSKDPDGDKLSYNWFRYPEATSAISTPVALDALQGTMGEDRLNAPAVLSLGNNGGEQAEVKALRPGTEHLILAVTDNGKPSLTSYRRIIVTVK, encoded by the coding sequence ATGAAGATAACCTTGCTGGCCGCGCTGTGCGGCACGCTGGTGGCGGCGATGCCGGTCACCGTGCAGGCGGAAACGACGATCCAGACGCTGGCCGGCAAGGTGCTGCCGTACCAGCAGAAACCACGCGTCTTTGTGCTGACCGATATCGGTAACGAGCCGGACGACCAGATGTCGCTGACCCGTTTCCTGCTCTACGCCAACGAGATGCAGGTGGAAGGGCTGGTGGCCACCACCAGCACCTGGCAGAAGGAAAAAGTGCACACCGATATGATTAAGCTGGTGGTCGGGCACTATGGCGAAGTGCAGCCGAACCTGCTGAAACACGCGCCGGGTTATCCGGCGGTGGCGCAGTTGCAGACGTTGATCGCCCCCGGGCAGGCCAGCTACGGCATGGCCGCAACCGGTGCGGGTAAAAGCACCGACGGTTCCGCGCTGCTGCTGAAGGCCATTGAGCGCAGCACGGATAGCGCCCGACCGCTGTTTATCAACCTGTGGGGCGGGGCCAATACTCTGGCGCAGGCGTTGCAGGATCTGTCGCAGCAGCAGACGGCGGAGCAGGTGCGCGCGCTGACCCGCAACCTGATCGTTTACTCCATCTCCGACCAGGACGATGCGGGCAGCTGGGTGCGGGAACACTACCCGGAGATAACCTATATCGTCGACCCGTCCAGCCAGAGCGGTGAGGACTATGCGCGTGCCACCTGGACCGGGATCAGCGGCGATATGTACTACCGCAACGGCAGTGGCGCTGATTTCACCACCGTGTCGCAGCACTGGCTGGATCAGCACATCCGCAGCCAGGGGCCGATGGGCAAAGGCTATCTGAAGTATATGTTTATTATGGAAGGCGATACCCCGGCATTTCTCGGCCTGATCCGTAACGGCCTGAACAGCGAGCAGAACCCCGGCTGGGGCGGGTGGGGCGGGCGTTATATCGTGCGCCAGCCGCTGCATGAATCCCGGCCAGTCTGGACCAGCGGCGGCGATTTCTATCCCGGCAGCCCGAACGGTGCGGATACGGTGACCGGCGCTGACGGAAAAACGGTAACCTCTAACCAGGCAACGATCTGGCGCTGGCGTGAGGCGTTCCAGCATGATTTCGCGGCGCGTATGCAGTGGGGGATCAAGCCGTTTGAGCAGGCTAACCATAATCCGCAGGTGGTGGTCAACGGCGACAGCAGTCAGCAGGTGCTGAGGCTGACGGCGAAGGCCGGTGACGTGATGACGCTGAATGCGGCAGGCAGTAAAGATCCTGACGGCGATAAACTCAGCTACAACTGGTTCCGCTACCCGGAAGCCACCTCAGCGATTTCAACGCCGGTGGCGCTGGATGCGTTGCAGGGCACCATGGGTGAAGACCGGCTGAACGCGCCTGCGGTGCTGTCGCTGGGTAACAACGGCGGTGAACAGGCTGAGGTGAAAGCGCTGCGTCCGGGCACGGAGCATCTAATCCTCGCGGTAACCGATAACGGCAAACCGTCGCTGACCTCATACCGGCGGATAATTGTGACGGTGAAGTAA
- a CDS encoding helix-turn-helix domain-containing protein, with protein sequence MDYKKQILNILHSENASRAEMTRRLGVTKAYITKLTAQLLADGLIEEREMADVTFGRPQQRLAVKSGSLFSINIMLRKSSLQATLNDYQTQAAPLASHQILLPARLAPDELVAFTEATIAALCAVPRVARSRVRVVSLALQGGIEQDTGVVRYCPLFRETHVNLRALIEAATGIVTRIYNIAHCTNSLLAKRSQGESYVAFMPGFGSLGYGYSTHGVPGLGENGFYPEIVHLPWPGGIEQAFNVTGDDRAAGVQRTAEALFFAICCTAPIHNIRLVIATGELFEDYGDAILPLTRQMLDASPNPHIREIRIRHAKTGYHYGVTGLVQLSAEAITELL encoded by the coding sequence GTGGATTATAAGAAGCAGATCCTCAACATCCTGCACAGCGAAAACGCTTCACGGGCGGAGATGACCCGGCGGCTTGGCGTGACCAAAGCTTACATTACCAAGCTGACCGCACAGCTGCTGGCCGACGGGCTGATTGAGGAGCGGGAAATGGCCGACGTGACCTTTGGCCGCCCGCAGCAGAGGCTGGCGGTGAAGTCCGGCAGCCTGTTCAGTATTAACATTATGCTGCGCAAGAGTAGCCTGCAGGCCACGCTTAACGATTATCAGACCCAGGCCGCCCCCCTCGCCAGCCATCAGATACTGCTGCCCGCGCGGCTGGCCCCCGATGAGCTGGTGGCCTTTACCGAAGCGACCATTGCCGCGCTCTGTGCCGTCCCCCGCGTGGCACGCTCGCGGGTCAGAGTGGTAAGCCTGGCGCTGCAGGGCGGAATTGAGCAGGACACCGGCGTGGTGCGCTACTGTCCGCTGTTTCGCGAAACCCACGTGAACCTCAGGGCGCTGATTGAGGCGGCCACCGGGATTGTCACCCGTATCTACAATATCGCCCACTGTACCAACTCGCTGCTGGCGAAGCGTTCACAGGGGGAGTCTTACGTCGCCTTTATGCCGGGTTTCGGCAGTCTCGGCTATGGCTACAGCACCCACGGCGTGCCTGGGCTCGGGGAGAACGGTTTTTACCCGGAGATTGTGCACCTGCCCTGGCCGGGGGGGATCGAGCAGGCGTTTAACGTCACCGGGGACGATCGCGCCGCCGGCGTGCAGCGCACTGCCGAAGCGCTGTTTTTCGCCATCTGTTGTACGGCACCGATCCACAATATCCGCCTGGTGATTGCCACCGGTGAGCTGTTTGAGGATTACGGTGATGCGATTCTGCCGCTGACCCGGCAGATGCTGGACGCCAGCCCGAACCCGCACATCCGTGAAATCCGCATTCGACACGCTAAAACCGGCTATCACTATGGGGTAACCGGGCTGGTTCAGCTCAGTGCAGAAGCGATAACGGAGCTGCTGTAG
- a CDS encoding MFS transporter yields MLTQQTRQKFAIYALMFLPGFTWASWVSRTPVMRDSLSATTEMMGMILFGFSCGSMFGVFITGKLIAWIGARRTILYGILVLLAGVVTLMLGLEEQSRALTFISLMLLGAGTGMVDIVVNVEGAAFEQTLSKSIMTVIHGFFSLGTLVGALAGMAMTALDISTLYHFTGVLAVIVAMTAIVLRHFPTASAQAHADNPPTGSFTAQVMRELRDRQLLILGVVILAMALAEGSANDWLPLIMIDGHNLGHTASTLVYVGFTAGMTAGRFLGGYLVDRLGRVWMLRASAVSAAVGLVIVIFVDQPWLVGAAVLFWGIGASLGFPLTVSAAAEGGNSAVRVTIAATLGYFAFLVGPPFLGFLGEHAGLRLAMLPVLVMVLLALFCSGSAKKVQAA; encoded by the coding sequence ATGTTAACGCAGCAAACCCGCCAGAAGTTCGCGATCTACGCCCTGATGTTTCTGCCTGGCTTCACCTGGGCTTCATGGGTCAGCCGCACGCCGGTGATGCGCGACTCGCTCAGCGCCACCACCGAGATGATGGGGATGATCCTGTTTGGTTTCTCCTGCGGTTCAATGTTCGGCGTGTTTATCACCGGTAAGCTGATCGCCTGGATTGGCGCACGGCGCACCATTTTATACGGCATTCTGGTGCTGCTGGCGGGCGTCGTTACCCTGATGCTCGGTCTTGAAGAGCAGAGCCGGGCGCTGACCTTTATCAGCCTGATGTTGCTCGGCGCCGGCACCGGCATGGTCGATATCGTGGTCAACGTTGAAGGTGCGGCGTTTGAGCAGACGCTGAGTAAGTCGATCATGACCGTCATCCACGGCTTCTTCAGCCTCGGCACGCTGGTCGGCGCGCTGGCGGGCATGGCGATGACCGCGCTGGATATCTCAACCCTGTATCATTTCACCGGCGTGCTGGCGGTGATCGTCGCCATGACCGCCATCGTGCTGCGCCACTTCCCGACCGCCAGCGCCCAGGCGCACGCCGACAATCCGCCGACCGGCAGCTTCACCGCTCAGGTGATGCGCGAGCTGCGCGACCGTCAGCTGTTGATCCTCGGCGTGGTAATCCTCGCGATGGCGCTGGCCGAAGGTTCGGCCAACGACTGGCTGCCGCTGATTATGATCGACGGCCATAATCTCGGCCACACCGCCAGCACCCTGGTTTACGTCGGCTTCACCGCCGGGATGACCGCCGGGCGTTTTCTCGGTGGTTATCTGGTCGACCGGCTTGGCCGCGTATGGATGCTGCGCGCCAGCGCGGTGTCAGCGGCGGTTGGGCTGGTTATTGTGATCTTCGTTGACCAGCCGTGGCTGGTCGGTGCGGCGGTGCTGTTCTGGGGCATAGGTGCGTCGCTCGGCTTCCCGCTGACCGTTTCCGCCGCCGCAGAAGGCGGCAACAGCGCGGTGCGGGTGACCATTGCCGCCACCCTGGGCTACTTCGCCTTCCTCGTTGGCCCGCCGTTCCTCGGCTTCCTCGGCGAGCACGCCGGCCTGCGTCTGGCGATGCTGCCGGTGCTGGTGATGGTGCTGCTGGCGCTGTTCTGCTCGGGCTCGGCGAAAAAGGTGCAGGCGGCCTGA